Within Vicia villosa cultivar HV-30 ecotype Madison, WI linkage group LG1, Vvil1.0, whole genome shotgun sequence, the genomic segment GGCCTCGCCTAGTCCTCATTTAATTTCTCGCATGATCACTCTGTTTGCAGCCTCGGCCTGCCCGTTCGTTTGTGGTTGTTCGACGGAAGTGAAGTGCTGCTTAGTGTCTAGTTTGGCAAAGAAGTACTGGAAGTTTCTGTCGGTGAACTGCATCCCATTATCGGTGACAAACGCTTGTGGGACGCCAAATCGAGCAAGCACGTTTCGCTTGTAGAAATGTAGTATGTTGTGCGTCATGATTTTAGCGAGAGCTTAGGCTTCTATTCACTTCGTAAAGTAGTCGACAGTGACGATCAGATATTTGTTCTAGTACGATCCTACGGTGAACGGCCCATGGATGTCCATTTCCCACCAGGCGAAAGGCCATGGGGACGACATGGTTTTAAGCTCGTCAGGCGGTGCCAAATGCATATCCGCGTGGCGTTGGCACATGTCGTATTTTTTGACGTGCTCGTAGTACCCTGCTTGTAGGGCTTTCTGTGCTAAGAATCTTCCTCCAGGTATTGAGCGTTAATTCCGTCATGGATTTCCTGCAGGATATGGGGGACTTTAGCTTCTTCAACACACTTCAAGAGTGGAATGGAGAATCCCCGCATGTAGAGTTTGTGTTCGATTAAGACGTAGGAGCAGACTCTGTGTTTGGTTATGTTGGCCTTTTTCTGGTCGGAAGGCATCTCCCCTTTAGTGAGGTAATTGTATATCGGGGTCATCCAGCAGTCGTTGTCCCCGATGACATTGACGTCGAGTAGCGCTGTGAATTTTTCGATGCTAGGGCGCGAGAGAGTTTCTTGGATGATGGATTTGTTTTTGCCTTTTTTTCTTGTGCTTGCGAGTTTTGACAAGATGTTGGCCCGAGTGTTGTGTTCCTGTGGAACGTGATCGACTTCTGCGTGCCCGAATTTTTCATCTTCTCTCTGACCAGAGTCAAATACTTGACGAGGTTGTCGTTTTTAGCCTGATATTCTCCTCGTAATTGAGAGGCGACGAGCTGAGAGTCGATGAAGATTTTTACCTCCTGTGCGCCCAGATCCTTGACTAGGTGTAGCCCTGCGAGGAAAGCTTCGTATTCAGCCTGATTGTTCGACGAAAGGATGGAGCGAGGAAAACTTCAACTATAATACCTTCATTCTCGAGAATAATGCCTGCGCCGCTTCCTATCGACCTGGATTGAATCACCACTTAGGTCTTCACTTAAGTGATCACCATATCATTAACAATACTTTTTCCCCCTGTTATTATTTGCAACTTGATTAATAAATATTGAATTTTCTACCTAGACTTTCGATTCTAGATAAATTTTTACCAAAATTTCATTCAAACCTACTTTACATTCCATCAAACCTTCTAATTTGTCTAAATTCATCATGACTCCCAAAATATTcagatagaaaataaaaaaataaaaatctaaaactaCACATTCTACTAAATCATCATTTAAATTCTTACTAATTTTCTTACTTTTAAAACATGATAAATCAATAatcatttttatcaaaatttaaaagctaAGCTAAAAGCCTAAAACATAATAAGCAAAAAAGTTAACAATGACGAGCCCAAAGAAAATCGGGATTCCTTGGCCGGAATTCAACGACGGTCTTTCCTATCACGACGTCGTTCGACCCTCCGACACCGGTTCGTTCATCAAACCccctttctctcttcttcttcttcttcttcttattgctGCTAATAATCAATACCATTTGATTTTTACATTCATTCAGGTTTAACACTAATTGAATTTTACTCCAACAAGTACAAAAGTTCAGCTCCATTACAAGGGTAATCCAAAAATTCAAACTTTTCTACttttccttatatatatatatatatatatatatatatatatatatatatatatatatatatatatatatatatatatatatatatatatatatatatatatatatatatatatcatacttgAAGCTATGACCTAAATAAATGCTATTTTTATGTACTGATTTTTGGAACAGTTGGTTGCAGCGTATAAAAAATGACCAGGTTTCATCATAATTCATCAACTATAAATTGTACTGCATATGGAATGGAATTATTGATTGTaatgattaattaatattttatctacAGATTTCAGTTGATGAAGGAGTTGTTACTGATCCAAACACACTCCTCAGgtgtttttatttttgaaaaaagttccatcaTGGTTTTATTACtgttttgagtgttttattttattCCATTATGGGTCTGTTTAGATAAACAGCTTATAGCTTATCAAAATAAGTGCTTATGAATAAGTTCGCATaagctatttttataacaaaagatGAAAtacatttaaattgattttatatatGTTATAAGTTATTTTCATTAGCTATTCgaagaatttataaaaataaattcaaaataatatataaaaaaatgttataagcTGTTTTGAAACACTGTCACAAAACTTATGGCAGTAGATAAGTTTAAATAAGTCAATTCAAACAGGCCATATATATCATGTTTTATGACTTCTTCATACTAGAGTTGGCTCAAAGCTAGTCTATCATAGACTTCCGTGGAAGGAACCCGATGCACCGCACACCATAGAAGTCTTGTATGAAGATAATGACATTGTAAGCTTTACTTTGTGTGATTATACCATTTTGTGTGTCTCACAAATTGATTTCTATATATGTGTTTCAGATCAGTTGTATTCAACTGAAACTTTGAAACTTATTTCTTTGCTTTGGAATGCTACTGACGAAATCCTGATTATACATGTGTTGTGTTACTtcgataaaattaaaaaaaattgggtcATGAGAAGTAGGGAAAGAGATAGATAGAGAGTTGCATCTTGGCTAGATTTATACATTTTTTGTGTTCTAGTTGAATGCTTTTGATGATTCTTTAACAGTAGTATTGATTATATTTGGACTAAGATATCCACAATTAAAACGTCATCAATACTTGTTTTCCTAATTGTGATGTTGATTGTGAATTCAGATAGCTCTAAATAAGCCTTCTGGCCTGCAAGTTCTGCCGGGAGGTCTCTTCCAGCAAAGAACAGTTTTAACACAGCTTCAGTGGGAAACCAACAATAAAAGTACCTCTGAAGAACACCAAAATCCTCAGCCTGTTCCAGTGCATCGTCTAGGGAGGGGAACTTCAGGTTGTACTGATTATTTCTGTTCAAATGTAAAACTGCTACATTATATTTGTTGCTTAATTTGCTTTGAAAATGTTACATGCATCAACTGAGGCGAGTTTCTAAATTCTATGAGAGGAAAATACTTTTATATAGTCAATGGCAGTGCCTGTAAGAAAACTAAAGCTAGTAATCACTATTTACACGGTTGATTGTTTATCTTATAAGTGGTTGTAAATCAgtgatatttatatatttatcagCATCACTACCAGACATGTTATACTATGAGTAGAaccttttcttttgatacccttcAAAATTCTAATGTATCAATAAAAAACTAACCCATGAAACTTTCTAATGCTTTCACAATTGGTTGATTGCATCACAGGAATTTTATTATGTGCAAAGACAAAACTGGCCAGAGCTAATCTTGCATCTTATTTTGCTGATGGAACATCTCGCCTAGGAGGAAAAAGGTTAGGAAAGAACCATTTTCTGGTTTGTTGTATCTACTTAATTTACTCTTCAAATTGGATCCAGTTGTTTATCTAAGTACCTCACCCTTAAATAGAACACAGGAAAAAGGcaatttatttaagttttaaaattaagatTATATACTCAATTATGTTGTTTCACACTTTCACTCATTTTATTCTGTTATTTGCCGTAGCAGGGATACAAACCAGGAGCTGGGGAAGATTGTAAAGATATACCGAGCACTTGTGAGTGGGATAATTGATAATGACACGGTAATAATATACCTACATTTTTTTCTTGTTTATCAGTATTGTGTACGGACGATTTTTAACTGCATCCACTCCCTAATAATAAGACAGCAGAAAATCTAATTGTTGCCAAGGCTCTCCTCATATTGTGTATTGCCGCATGCTTGTATAACTAAAAGTTCATCTTTCCCAATATTTGTTATGGCTGCTTCTATTGACATCGCATGTTAACTagaatattatttttcttcacaggTGACAATTAATCAACCAATTGGAATTGTAAAATATCCTGGTGTTGCTAAGGGGTTATATGTTGCTTCTCAATCAGGTTATTATTAATCATTACTTATATTTATCCAGATGGATGAGTCTCGAAAAGAAAGCCACGCTCATAAAACCGTTCTCtatcttttttttaatcattcaCTCATGCATAGTTGTTTTGATTGAACCAGGGAAACCAGCACTCAGTGTAGTGGACATTCTAGAAAGGAATGTAAAAGAAAATAGCACATTAGTACAGGTTGCCAATTTGTTCATgactgttaagaagtgtggttaggcctaactcaaccctacaaaaccggcttgtagggtgaggattgtccccacttataaggacatgttcatgccatatattgtccgatgtgggactcttaacacaccccctcacgcccaggactagacaactggagcgtggaaataaatggcgggtggcccgatagcggaaaccatagaaggtggcccaccggatcttaaacgaggctctgataccatgttaagaagtgtggttaggcctaactcaaccctacaaaaccggcttgtagggtgaggattgtccccacttataaggacatgttcatgccatatattgtccgatgtgggactcttaacaatgACTATGTGTTACTTATGAATAAAACATCTACCActatttatgaattaaaacatcaatcaaataaataaatcatcaTTTTGTATGTAATAATATAAACATCCTATAAAGTTATGAACCATTGTTTTAATTAGAAAATGTGCAGCACTGCTGTGTTTTCCGATATTTTTCAATGTTGTTCGATATCCTATTAGCCTGCACTTCCACTTCAACATGTAACCTTTTGGCTACCTAAAAGTTTGCTTGTTTTTCATCTCTTGATGATCCCTTTAAGACTTAAGAGACAATAGAAGAAATAAAAAGTTATCATAAAATTGCATATCCAAACTCTTAGATGACTTTTATCTTCTCAACTTCTTTGGTTAAAGGCTGCCTTTGTTGCCTCGTGAATTTAAGGCACATCATTTGAAATCTTATAATTTGGATCTGTAAATTAGAaattggatttttaaaaaaattaaaaatacaaggTAATACTGTTTAGAATAAGGATAACAGAAAGATGAAAagccaaaaaagaaaagaaaaggataacAGAAAGATTGTATGTTGCAAGACTTATTATATGGTTGTTGCAAAAAGATCAACTTCAGTACCCTATAAAGAGTTATTATGGTTTGCAaaaatttgaattgtaatgattATAACATCCTTTTTAATTTCTCTGTTGGCATGTTTTTACAGGTGAAGATTCAATCTGGACGACCACATCAAATCCGCATTCATCTCTCTTTCATAGGGCATCCTTTGTTAGGTAAATATATTTTATGCTGGAAATTAATATTTACGCAGTGTGAATTTTATACCGTGTTGTTAGATAGTGGCTATAGCTTTCTTGCATATTAATGCCCGCCATATGTGATTGGCAACACTGATTTCTAGTTTCAATTTGGTGCTTTTAAGTTTGTCAGTAGGTATTTATTCTTGGTTTCTCTAGGGCCTTCGGGATAGGATTCTCTTACGGTTCTTTATTGAAATCAAATTTCTTCCTACAAATCTCTTTCAGAATATAGGTAGTCCCTACACACCTAAAGGATTGCATATTCGCAGCATTCTTTGACATCTTGAATGTTATGAATCAATCTTTGAATGCAGTCACAGCTCTATTCATGGGTAATCTGCACAATGAGTGCACCTGCATTATTTTCTTTTGTCTTGCATGACTCAATGTTTGACTCAAAAAGCTTGAACTACTAAGGAAGTAGGAATTTCCTACTCTTTATCCAAACAAACGTTTCATGTATGTTTTCATCTGCAGGTGATCCTCTCTATACTGTTGGCGGGCAGCCAAAATGCTTGGATTTCGACTTCGTGGATGAGAGTTTTGCTAAAGATGGGTAGgtcattgtatttatattttaccAGGAAACTTCCATTCATTTAACACCATATTCTTCTTTGTAGTCATTTAATAGTAATCAAATCGAACTTATAAGTAGTTAAGCATTGTATTGTTCTTTGTCAACATGTTTATGAACATTTGCCAGTTGCTTTCATTTTAGATTTGATCTAAGTTTTGACATTGCTGCTCATTGTATAGGGGTTATACAAGGCCTGCAAAACCAGTTCCTGGAGATTGTGGGTATTCTCTACATGCACATAAATTGTTTCTCTCCCATCCAATAATTAACGAGGTACTTAAAAAGTATTTGTATCATCATAACCTGTCCTAGGATTAATTTTTACCAAATTGGTTATTTTTGTTTCCAAAATAAATAGTTTCTCGTGTCCGTGCAGTTAATCGAAATTAATGCGCCCCTTCCTTCCATCCTCCAAACACATGAAGAAACACCTATTGTGCAGAGACAACTGCTTTATTGACAATGGTATGATTATTGAAAGATGCTATACGCTTGGAAGACAATTTTGACTCAATTTTGCAAAATGTGAACGAACTTTGACTCAATTTTGATAACGAGGCAAATATGATTGAGTAACCTATTTTTAAAATCTCCAGTTTTCACTAAGGGCAATAGTGTTGAAAATTAACTATTGGTCTGCCACCTGTGAAAATAAAGGAAGGCAGCATGGGAAAAATCGAAAAAGTCATTGCTTTCTTCGCCATACTTATGGCCTAACTTCAATACAATCTATTTTTAAAGTGGGTCCCTCGCACTCTTTAATTACTTTGAGGAATACAGGGAAAATTTACCAGCGCAGAGCCTGTTGATGAATGTCAAATAATCGTAATCTATTTAATCACTAAAAACAGATACTGTTCAGTCTGAAATTTTACAActgtttctttatttttttaacaaaagaagaaaaaaaatataaatgctAGGGAAGTTTTGAAAAACATACCAAGCCTCTATTCTCATAGGTCAACTTCAAACAAATAGCCAAATAGTTTCGGGAATGAGATGAAATGGGGGCGCATGTGATTCAAACCAAAATGGTTAATGGCAATCGCCCCTCCTAACATCCAGATTATTTCTGTATTTTCATCAAATACAACAAATACAAAGCTGCTTGCTTCCACATTACAAGCACCTAATATTTTACCAAAAAAGACAGGCTTGAGAACCATTAAATCAGCCTCCTACACTGTATTGAGCAGTAAACAAAAACTATTATACAGGACTCGGCAAAAAAGACAAGTTTGCCACTAAACACATCTACTACCTGCCTATGTCCCCTTTCCCTCCCCAAGATTCATCATCTCTCAAGATACTCCCGTTCTGACCACCATACTTCTCGGAATTAGAATAATGCATTTTGATTGCTGCTACAGGATCAGAGACACCACTGCATGACCCACCCACTAGAATCCCAGGTCTTCCAACGCCATTCATTCCCATCACTCCTATTCCATGCTGCTGCAAACTAGATATTGCTTCAAAACTGTTTCTCTGCATCTCAGAGAATACATCTTGGCTGTGCTTGACATCTACTATAAATGGCTGCACTTTCGGACCATCCCTACTTATAAACATCGGACAGTCAATCATGGCATTGCTTCCATTGATGTCTCTAGCAGTAAAAGTAGATGCACCAAACGCCTGCAATGGTTGTTGCTCCAAAGTGGAAGATGATGTAGGATAATTGCTGAAGGCAGCA encodes:
- the LOC131643721 gene encoding RNA pseudouridine synthase 5-like, translating into MTSPKKIGIPWPEFNDGLSYHDVVRPSDTGLTLIEFYSNKYKSSAPLQGWLQRIKNDQISVDEGVVTDPNTLLRVGSKLVYHRLPWKEPDAPHTIEVLYEDNDIIALNKPSGLQVLPGGLFQQRTVLTQLQWETNNKSTSEEHQNPQPVPVHRLGRGTSGILLCAKTKLARANLASYFADGTSRLGGKRDTNQELGKIVKIYRALVSGIIDNDTVTINQPIGIVKYPGVAKGLYVASQSGKPALSVVDILERNVKENSTLVQVKIQSGRPHQIRIHLSFIGHPLLGDPLYTVGGQPKCLDFDFVDESFAKDGGYTRPAKPVPGDCGYSLHAHKLFLSHPIINELIEINAPLPSILQTHEETPIVQRQLLY